Within Montipora foliosa isolate CH-2021 chromosome 3, ASM3666993v2, whole genome shotgun sequence, the genomic segment GATTGTGGTAACTACCAACGATCCTCCTGGCTACAATTAAAATACCAGGAAAAACAATCATTGCTGGGTTTGGTTAAATGACATCTGCACATACCGGTATCTACCCATACATATAGGTtcatttaaatcattttcaaattattattacatattaacaattattattgttatacaTCTCAGTTACTACTCAATATTCTGGGGcttcaaattaaacaaaatgtCTAAAATTTCAGTAAATCCAATTAATACAATATTGATACAAAGGAAATTCAGCACTGTATGAACTCCTATTATGtaactgaaatttcacttcTCCTGCATTATTTGAATGTATTAATATGATAAATCATCAACTGGCCAGTGAGCAAATAAGCTGACTCTTTGTTGCAGCATTAAAACGACCCCAGGTTATAAAGTAGTGTCAAAGCATATGGTTCATGGACTATGTTTATTGTAATTATAGTCAACAAATATTGTGTTCCTGATTGATCAATGACAAATGCATAAATATGTTATAGAGTGCAAAAGAGGTTACAGAGTGCAATATGGAGgatgctatggaaacaaagtgATGGAGTTAGGGTttatcgtatgaacttgcttgtgcatttcatgatttatggtcactcgccATGTTTTCAAAGTTCGTAATTTAtgactcgtgcccataaatgaAAAAATGCATGAGTTCATGGTCACACGATTTCTTAGTATGCATGTTgcattcattaattttatttaaaccaTTGTCTGATTTTCCACCTGGTAGCACTGTGAACCTTAGATTGGCCATGGAGTcttttgttaattaaaaatatGGTAAAAATAGCAACTTGGGAGGGATTGCTTTAAACCCACCTTTATCAGCTGTGAGCTGGCAAAAAGAAAAGTGTCCTTATCCATTACATGTTCAATGACTTCTGAAGCCACAACACAATCATACGATTCTGGTTCTTTTTCAGCAAGCTCTTCAACTGTAACACATTTGTAGGTAACTCTGTTTGCCACTGATGGATCATAAGATGCATGTTTTAAAGCAGCATGTATATTACGTGCAGAAGCATCAACTCCTGTCACATTGGCACCAAGTCTTGCAAGTGGCTAGGAAATAATTTAAAATGGTTGGGATGCTTTACAAAAAAGGCTTCAcataataactgaaaaaagcgTTAAGCAAAAGAAGGGCTGAAAACAGGCCACTGGTATTATGAGTGACCTGAATGTTACAGGTATGCTATGCTATACTGTAAAATAATGTACTTGCACTCAGGTGCAGGTTGTGCAGCAGATTAAGTTAGTGCTTAAAACCAAAGTCAATGACAAAAATAAccattgttttgtgttttttttttcaaacctatGCAGAGCCTGTATCCTTAAATTTAGTTGGTCAAggcataataataattgtgaACCAGCCATGGGAATGTTGCAGTGTGATAATTAAGAAAATGGAAAtcaaaatccttttttaagctttttgtttttaatactgtaaatAAACGAGTTAATTGAAGTACAGTTTATTAAGTATAACTTACATTAAAGCAGAAATGGGAAGCTACTTTGACTGGTTAGTTTTCTTGTTACCTCTTAAAACTCTAATTGGGTTGTTGAAAGTCAATTGATTGCAACAGttgtccttctcaggactactttTACTCTCACTTAgatgacatacatgtaattgcaTAATTGTGATATCTTTAACTGAAAAAATCCGTTTCAATTACCATTGACCCATCCAAATTTCAAAAGGATCTCACCTCAGAGAGTATTCCACCTCCACATCCAACATCAAGTATTCTGAAACCTTTGAGAGGCTTTGACAGGATGAAACTTTGTGCCTGAAGATGCTCAAGAGATTTCTTTATGAATGAAACTCTTAGTTTATTCATAGAATGGAGAGCAGCAAAATCGCCATTAGTGTTCCACCAGTCACTTGTCGGTCTACTCAGCTTCTCTATTTCCTCCTCATCAACTGTActcttggaaagaaaaaaatgggcATTACTAAGAGAGATGTGTGCGCTGTGCTTGTGTTATGTATCCACCCAGCCATCCGGGTGGTGCAGCTGTACTTTGGTTTGGCTCTTTGCATGCCATGTCATTCCTAGCTAGCATGTTATTGCTGAATCAACATTTTGTTCATCATGCAACATTTGCAAATTTCACTGTTGTTTACTGTCTTATCTCTGcatctagagattggttgcaagcCACCTTTAACCTGGGGGGTGTAATTTGCAGGTTGCatgtcgcaggtcacaggtaaTAATTCAGTATTCCCTGGAATTCAAAATCGCCCACCTTGCTGCCATCCCTAATCTCACCCAACCAACACCAACTGAGCTTCATTGATCCATTACATTAACTTGAGCATATCAGTAACAGGAGATGTTACCCAGTGATCGATCTAATAACTGTGTAAAACTTTGATCTCCATTAAGGATGGTGACTActtttgttattgcgcatacgttctgcgcatctcgagatactcggatttcctaagggtgatgcttattaatacaggatGTTTTTGCATGGttcaaaactattcggagacagcaaaacttagcaagtgctctcggtctccaaaaagaaaactgggggtaaccatgcatttttcagagataattaagcttcaatttggaaaagaacgccatacattgctttgtatttaagagctttttacaactatttttgattaattatcttcgaaaaatgcgtggttacccccaattttctttttggattccaataacacttgttaagatctgcttttcccgcttATTATTCAGCAAACCATgcgaaaatacctttgaattagtaggcaccgtcctttagAACTTGCTTGATAAAGTtaagcttaaggacggtgcctacatgTACTATTGTTATTTGCATACTGTATGTTATGCGCATTTCAAGATACTCAGGTTTCTTAtaggtgatgcttactaatacagtgatatttttgcgcggtttacaactatgcggaaaaagtagatcttagtaagtactcttggaatccaaaaagaaaactggggcatttttgagagataagagaaagaacgccatacgttgctttgtattttaaagctttttccaAATATTATTCATCCAATACcattgaaaaatgcgtggttacccccaattttctttttggatttcaataacacttgttaagatctacatttcctgcataatcataaaccggagcaaaaatacctttgaattattgaccattagtaggcaccgtccttaagtcttgCTGAGTTACAACCTCCAATCCGCTGCCAACCTAAAAACATTTGGCTTACCTTGGCTGAAACGCAAAAATGTCTTTTACTGAGAAACTTTCGGAGATTACGAACATTTCGTGAGGAAAGATGACCATATTGCACCGCTCGGGCAGACATTTTATATTTGGTTTCACTTAGTACGCCATGTAATATGAATAGTACGAAACAAAAAGTGTACCGCGAGGCCTGAAGGGGAATGGCGCAGTACCTTCCACCAAGACCCGGGATCGATTATAGGCAGGattccttgcatacggcgagagctgctgaaatttaaactgaccaatcagaattcagcgagcgggaaaaactgtgctatccttgtgctattCGACGTCACggcaattgtttacattcggattggttagatcggtggacattcgctcagccttctcttgtgactctcttgaccgtcgcttctttgaactcagcgggacagaaatgacgcattgttctggcaatcaatttg encodes:
- the LOC137996402 gene encoding ubiquinone biosynthesis O-methyltransferase-like produces the protein MSARAVQYGHLSSRNVRNLRKFLSKRHFCVSAKSTVDEEEIEKLSRPTSDWWNTNGDFAALHSMNKLRVSFIKKSLEHLQAQSFILSKPLKGFRILDVGCGGGILSEPLARLGANVTGVDASARNIHAALKHASYDPSVANRVTYKCVTVEELAEKEPESYDCVVASEVIEHVMDKDTFLFASSQLIKPGGSLVVTTINRTALSYAAAIVGAEYVLRLVTPGTHDWNKFVTVEELSDLVSENRSEIVEVKGMSYLPIFNKWCWIEDTSVNYALRAIKNETTFSNSPPEEQTTRTDNG